The stretch of DNA GGAGGACGGCGAAATAGCTGTGCTCACACGGGAGGGGGCCCAGGTGCTTAACCGGACCGGTCAACCCGTGGATAAAAAAATATTCACCGTTAAATGGGAAGCTAAACAGGCCGAAAAGGAAGGCTACGCCCACTTTATGCTCAAGGAAATTCACGAGCAGCCCCGGGCCCTCAAGGATACCCTGAGCGGGCGTATCGCCCCGGATGGTAGCGGCGTAACCTTAAGTGAAATAAACATCCCCGAGGAAGAGCTCCGGGAAATTAATAAAATCTTTATCACAGCCTGCGGCACGGCTTTTCATGCCGGCCTGGTGGGCAAACATATTATCGAAACCCTGGCCCGCATTCCTGTGGAAGCCGATATTGCTTCGGAATTTCGCTACCGCAACCCGCTGCTGGATCGGCATTCCCTGGTGATTGTGGTCAGCCAGAGCGGTGAAACCGCCGATACCCTGGCGGCGCTGCGGGAGGCCAAGCGCAAAGGGGCCCGGGTGCTGGCAGTGACCAACGTGGTGGACAGCTCGGTGGCCAGGGAAGCCGATGACGTACTATACACCTGGGCAGGGCCGGAAATAGCCGTGGCCTCTACCAAGGCCTACACTACCCAGCTGGTATCCATGTATCTAATAGGCCTCTACCTGGCCCAGCGGCGCGGTACGCTGAAGCCGGAAGAAATGACCCAAATTGTTACCGGGCTGCGCAAGCTGCCCGATAAAGTAAGTGCCATTTTGGAAAACGGCAAAGACATTGAAACATTCGTCCGGCAATACTGTGACTGTTCCAGCATATTTTTTATCGGCCGGGGTCTGGACCACGCCGTGGCCATGGAGGGATCATTAAAGCTCAAGGAAATCTCTTATATTCATGCCGAGGCCTATGCTGCAGGCGAACTGAAGCACGGCACCCTGGCTCTGATAGTAAAGGATGTACCGGTTATCGCCCTGGCCACCCAGTCGGTGCTGTTTGAAAAGATGCTCAGCAACATCAAGGAGGTCAAAGCCCGGGACGCCACGGTGCTGGCGGTGGCCATGCGGGGTCTGGAAGAGGTGGCCAAAGAAGCCGACCAGGTTATGTATATTCCCCGCACCCACCAGGTCCTTACCCCTGTGCTGGCAGTGATACCTATGCAGCTCCTGGCCTACCACATGGCCGTGGTTCGGGACTGCGATGTGGACCAGCCCAGGAATTTAGCCAAAAGTGTGACGGTGGAGTAGGGAACGGATGATTGCAGCCTCTGTTTTCTAAAAAAGGTTGCGGCCATCTTTGCCAAGTACCCGAAATAGCATATAAGTTCATTTATAAACACCGCTTAGCCTCATAGGGGTAATACCAGCGTCGTAAGCGACGCTGGTATTACCCCTTAATGGGAGTCTGTACAAAATTTTGCGTATTATTGTGTTAAGGCTATGATTACTAGACGATTCTGTTTTGTTAGCATTATATATGCACCAGTATTATACCCATCCGGTTAGTCTCCCGTTTGGGCGGTCATAATCATCGCTCTTACAAGGCATCCCTCTAAAAAAGCCAGACATTCAAACTCCATAAAGCGTGAAGCATTTTTATCAAACAAAATCTGAACTTCGCAAGGAAATTCATCATCTCCATCATAATAAACAATTTGGAGGAGGATTTTCGGCAATGCTTTCAGAAGCCATGAATAGCCGCCCGATTTTAGCTTGCCGTTAAAAACCCCACCTAATCTGCACATAGTTTCACTGAATGTTACATAATTTCCACTGAATGTTTTAACGAGCGGATCGGTCATCCATTTTATATTTGTGCTGAGTATTATTCCTGTGCCGGCAAGATAAGA from Desulfoscipio gibsoniae DSM 7213 encodes:
- the glmS gene encoding glutamine--fructose-6-phosphate transaminase (isomerizing); the encoded protein is MCGIVGYIGGRQAAPILLDGLQKLEYRGYDSAGIAVIQDGAIELQKKTGKLIELRKQMNDRLPESTVGIGHTRWATHGRPSDANAHPHLDCSGRFAVVHNGIIENYFTLREWLIAQGHVFRSETDTEVLPHLIEEFYMGDLVETMQRVLKKVDGSYAAVVLSLDEPNQLVAARHDSPLIVGLGEGEYFLASDIPALLAHTRQTYILEDGEIAVLTREGAQVLNRTGQPVDKKIFTVKWEAKQAEKEGYAHFMLKEIHEQPRALKDTLSGRIAPDGSGVTLSEINIPEEELREINKIFITACGTAFHAGLVGKHIIETLARIPVEADIASEFRYRNPLLDRHSLVIVVSQSGETADTLAALREAKRKGARVLAVTNVVDSSVAREADDVLYTWAGPEIAVASTKAYTTQLVSMYLIGLYLAQRRGTLKPEEMTQIVTGLRKLPDKVSAILENGKDIETFVRQYCDCSSIFFIGRGLDHAVAMEGSLKLKEISYIHAEAYAAGELKHGTLALIVKDVPVIALATQSVLFEKMLSNIKEVKARDATVLAVAMRGLEEVAKEADQVMYIPRTHQVLTPVLAVIPMQLLAYHMAVVRDCDVDQPRNLAKSVTVE
- a CDS encoding DUF3786 domain-containing protein, coding for MSSGYEQIYESLIPKLSKCDFLEVAERLGLSLQPDGALSVNFLGREYEISSRGVNPTDGKPVNVNNRSVLAYYTLSKGVGEPTFSYVPISYLAGTGIILSTNIKWMTDPLVKTFSGNYVTFSETMCRLGGVFNGKLKSGGYSWLLKALPKILLQIVYYDGDDEFPCEVQILFDKNASRFMEFECLAFLEGCLVRAMIMTAQTGD